Below is a window of Manis javanica isolate MJ-LG chromosome 2, MJ_LKY, whole genome shotgun sequence DNA.
ACATTATCTGTGGTTTCTGCCATAACTGCAAAACGCTGATACTCTGAAACCCGTTTCTCAAAGAAATTTGTTTTCCCTTCTAAAGAAATGTTTTCCATAAAATCAAAAGGATTTTCTGCctgaaaaacctgaaaaagaaaagaaatgttattaGACATTCTGAAGAAACCAAATTATATCCTACAAGGAGAGCGTAACCAAAACAGAAATGCAGTCCTCTCAGCACCTGTCTAGGATCAATTCTCTGAGGTCCTGGAGGCATTCAAGGCCAATAAATTTTAAGATGACTGAGATCACCTATTAACCTCATCAAGAAACTATACTAGCATCTCTGATACTCtaagaaatagaaagaagaaaaaaagattatttcaggAAATTAAGCATTCAACaccaatgaaattaaaatgtttttgcaGCTAGAGAGATCAAATACACCATAGATATTAAAGGCATTTTTCACTGCTATTAGCATTAAGTAGTCACATATGCATGAtactacaaaatataaaattaccagcaatgtaTAATGGACCTAAATATGTTTCTTAGTTCATAAGAGAACAGACAATCAACACACTTATGTTAAGGCACCATGATGAGGGAAGACAAAATAAATGCTATCCACTGATGTCTCTAAACAAAAGCAGGACTTATGCTGACAAGAAGCTTTTTTGCTGTTTCTGAGTTCAAGAAGCAGACCTGAAGATACAGGTTCATGGAAACTATGAGACATTTCAATGACTCATGAGGAACAATAaaagagagtttttaaatttaggAGTATTCCGGCAGGAATTATAAATAATTGCTATCATCAGGAGAACATGGATATAAGGGTGTGAGGATATGGTGGTAGGTTAAAGGATAGTGAATTCACTTCAACGTTTAAATAAGCAAATTCATTTCCCTATAAGAAACATATTGGTATAACTTAggaacaaatataatttttaatacacagtttataaatttaaaaggtcatattaatataattataattttatttctctcattaatTATCAGTAAGCATAAAGAGAATCTTGCAACTAAAATTGCAACTATACAATATAGTTTATCTTGCAAAAAAACTTTGCCTCACCTGACTCATTCATTGAAGTATTTCTGTGGTTACCTGAATATAACTGCATTACCAAGAAAAGTATTGATTACCCCAGCATAATGAATTTCATAAGGCTTCttattaaatacaatttaaactTTCATTTCCATGCTAAGAAATCAAAACCGATCATTTCTAATTACCAGGGTACCATACACGGTATAAAGTTCTATGAATGGTTCACTTATGTTGAACATAACATGACCATTCATTGTGCATTTATTCCATGTCTGACACTACTTTAAGTGCTTTAAATAAACCAATTCATTAACAATCCTTTGGGATAagcattactattattattgtcattttatggatgagaaaactgagacaggtTAGGCAACCTGCCTAacgtcacacagctaggaaatggAGGaatcagaattcaaacccagttAATCTGGCTGCAGCTTGCATTTATTCAGTCATGTGAAAGCACACCTCTTTATGAAATTCAGGTACACTATCTCTGATAAACAAAACAACAGATGTAACTTAAAGGCAACTGAGTTCAAGGAGTCAAAACGTTATGAATTTAAGATACAAAAGATTTTTGCAAAACCAATTTTTTCATGGAAAACAAGGCTCTGTCATGGATATTTTATAAAGCACACTTGTATGTTACAAATGTTTTCAgtgaaatataatattttagtGGCCCTACGTGACTATATTTCAGGTAGTAGTAGTACGTGTTTAAACATGTATACCTTTGAGAATCCAAGTTCCGCAAGTAATCTGTCAGCAACAAACTCGATATACTGTTTCATCAAAACACAATTCATTCCAATGAGGCCAACTGGCAAGGCTTCTGTTAAAAACTCCTGAGGTAAGAACAGAGGCAGAATAAAGCACAAGACAgaacaataaatatgtattttccaaataaaaagaagGTTTTAGTTTTATTAATCTCCTAAGGCATTGATCTTGTTCAAGGAAAGTACACTAGGATAAACTCTTTCAACATGACAATGTCCGTTTAACGATGTTTGTAGTACTACAAATCACATTCTTTCACATTCTCAAATAGCCAAAATAGATAGAGACTATCAAATTactggtattttaaaaagtagcacaTGTATGACCTGCATTCATATGCTCTCTCAGTAGAAGAAAGAGGAGatactttgttttgaaaaatctagaaaaagTTCACCAAAGCTGATCACTGTGAGGAATCAGGGAgttgggaaagagagaaaacaaaataaacagagaaaatgagaaagaaagaaatgatctgGGTGTTAGAAGTTAAACTGAATTCCCAACTACACTAAAAGACAGTGGTAAAGagttaatagaagaaaaataaaaacattaaccaCTTGGATTTAGTTCTCACAGTGATTAAAGATACCAAACGCATTTTATGCCTTTTCCCCTCCTATAAAAACTATGTGTTAAACTATGCAGTATTTTTATAGaaggtttaaaaaattattttactattaaaCCCAttctttcaaatgaagaaaacatgaaGACCACCTAGGTCTTTCTAGTTAGAGATTGTTACATGATATAAATTAAGTTTTGCTactcattaattaattcatttattcattctataaacacttttttttctcctatcatGTCCTTTTattacttacagaaaaaaaatgaaaccaagacaCTTATTTATGTTCTAGTAATGCTACTTCCATTTGCTCCCTTGCTAGACGGCTGAAAAAGAACATGCAACCTGTTGAAGATCTCCAGTCGGTAACCCAGAGGCTGTCAGTGTTTGGGCCAATTGAGTCCGTCAGACTTTGCAGATGGCAGAGTGCTGTAGTGGTGTTCAAAGATACGACTTCAGTTTGCAATGCTGTGAATGCTTTTCAAAGCAGGGCCCCAGGCACAATGTTTCAGTGTTTCTGGCAACAACGATTCATGTCGAAAGATGTAAGACACCTATTATCAAAAACCCATGTGAATTCTTCAAGCTTTTTACATAATTTGTTTTCCAATAGTGCTCCAGTGAAATATAATCATCATAAGAGATCTTTTAGCACTGAAGAAAGGCATAGTGAAGCTTATTTAGTTCAAGTACTAGAAATCAGAAAGAACTGCACATCCTTTCCTTTGACATGCTGAGCTTCACTGTAATAGTCATCACAGTTTTGCTCTTCTGGATAAAAAGCTCACGACTGCATTCATGCATTCATCTGACAATCAACTTCCCTGGAGGACACTGCTTTCTTCAGCATTAACAGCATgtagcttttctttctccttatttctGATGAcctgttttgaaattttcatgGCATTTAGGGGGAGCTTTGAATATGCTTTCAGCCTGGTCCAAACTTCTTTCTGGAAAGTGCTATCAGGAAAGACTTCAGTAACAAGTCCTTGAGCACATGCTTCTCTTGCTGTTAACTTCTTTCCAAAAATAAGCATCTCTGATGCCTTGGCTGGGCCCATTATCCTTGGGAAAGTGTAAGAGGAGCATCCCTCTGGGCTCTGCCCTAGGCAACTAAAAGGTGTATGAAATGTTGCCCTGTCAGATGCACACACAGCATCAAAGAGCCGAAGAATGGTGACAGAGATTCCCACAGCTGGACCATTCACCAATGCACCAGAGGCTTAGGAAAATCTATAAAACAGCCTACAAATTCCCTCAGCAGAGTGGCACCATTTCTGGCTTTCTCTTCTACTCCACCAGGGGGGATATCCATGAAGTTAGTCAGATCATTCCCACTACAGTAATAATCACCATTTCCTGTTAAAACAGTTATGCTTGAATCATCCTTGCTTGCAGATTTAAGTGCGAGCATGACTTCCTGATACATCTGAGTGCTGATGGCATTCTTTTTGGTGGGCCGGTTCAGCATGATCTTTGTGATGCCATCTTGAGAGGTCACCACCAGGGTTTCATATCCCGGTTGTCCCCTGTCGGCTCCAGGCTTTATTTGGCTAGAAGATTCAGAAGAAGAACTCAAGCTGGACACCATATCCACATAGTTCTGCCTGGCAGTTTCCTTGGACAGGCTGCCAAGAGAATTCCATGCATCCCACTTAGCTTTATTGATCAAGTCAAAAACACTTGGTTTGGGTGTATTACAAGGCCTTCAGTTGCCTGCTTATATAGTGCATAGAGTTTTAGCTTCGCTTCATTTCCTGGATCCTTCTTCAACAGTTTCACTCGATTCACTAAATTTTCAAAGTCCTTCTGACTGGCTCTCATTGTGCTTCCACTCACATGCAGCTGAAATACTTGGAAACTAATCACCTGCAGAGGGCTGGGGGATATCTACTGCCGTGGATGTTAGTCTGTGAAACCAGGCTGAGCATGCTCAGTCTTCACACCTGATGTTTAACCAGCCAACCAGTAGCAgagtaaaaacaggaaagcatGGTAGGCTAAGTTTTTAAACACACACTTCTGACCACGCTGGAACACCAGGGTCGCCGCAGTCCTGCAGCCAACCCGGCCATGGCCACCCTGGGTGGGTTGGGCCAGTAGTCGCTTGGGCAGGGTCATTCTATAAACATTTGTTGCATGCTTCGAGCTAGATAGGCTGCTAGGTTTTTGAGAatacagaacaaaaagaaaccaccACTCCCCTTcagtagcaaaataaaaaaatataaagtaattaaaatagtttGTTATGGCATGAAAGTTGACAGATGAATGAGACAGAAAAATAGTTCTGAGACAGACTTCAGAAACATAAAACCTTAATATGTATGCAATACTTATAAGCCAAATTATAAACTGATATCATAATTGCAATATATCATTCATTGGTATAGTTAGGTTGAGAATACAGCATTGCTGATATTTGTTTTGACCAACAAAATGGCAACTTCATTTGAGTCAATCTAATGCAATTTGGTACAAACATCAGAGAAAGAGGGATGTGCTAATCATATAAGCTTCCCTGCTTACTTGCTCAATTTCAACAGCATCAATAATGATGTCCCGGACCCTTTCTTCTGAAGGCTTATTTACTAAGTACTGAAACATCAGGCAAGCAAAGTCACAGTGAAGACCCTAAAATAGAAGAAAGATACCAATGTCAAAGAATATTTAATcattaaatttcaatttttcaaaaaaaggaaaaaaatgaataacatttaatcagatttttttatgCAGTGATGTTTCAAGCATTACATAAAGTAGGTTCTAGGAATGCAACATAGAACTTCTGGAAGATAGAAGAGGGAGTAACAGGGCCAGGAGCTTCTTTTCTTCAAACCTCATTAACATGCCCAATacaaaatgtgaaa
It encodes the following:
- the LOC108390112 gene encoding LOW QUALITY PROTEIN: enoyl-CoA delta isomerase 2 (The sequence of the model RefSeq protein was modified relative to this genomic sequence to represent the inferred CDS: inserted 2 bases in 2 codons; substituted 1 base at 1 genomic stop codon); amino-acid sequence: MRASQKDFENLVNRVKLLKKDPGNEAKLKLYALYKQATEXPCNTPKPSVFDLINKAKWDAWNSLGSLSKETARQNYVDMVSSLSSSSESSSQIKPGADRGQPGYETLVVTSQDGITKIMLNRPTKKNAISTQMYQEVMLALKSASKDDSSITVLTGNGDYYCSGNDLTNFMDIPPGGVEEKARNGATLLREFVGCFIDFPKPLXALVNGPAVGISVTILRLFDAVCASDRATFHTPFSCLGQSPEGCSSYTFPRIMGPAKASEMLIFGKKLTAREACAQGLVTEVFPDSTFQKEVWTRLKAYSKLPLNAMKISKQVIRNKEKEKLHAVNAEESSVLQGSXLSDECMNAVVSFLSRRAKL